The genomic stretch taaacgttCATGTCTATCCTCGTATATGTTCTGTTTTTGTATAACAGGTACATACATACATCTCagttttttaatcttatatgTAATTCGTTTAAAATACCTATAAATATTCCCTATCTACCAAATTTAATCATTCTATGAAATTGTGTAACTACACtgaaattatcaaaaattattaagtacttTTATCTTATCTATACAAGAGCTCCTTCACATAAGCGGTTAGGATTAAATTGACgctatgatttaaaaatgagtaaTAATTGTGTACAAAGGTATTTTGGAGATGAATAAGATGCTCTTGTAATAacgaaaacatttaaaagttttaaaatacaatatttcaagcggattttgtttttatgaaataataatattcagaGTTGACACGCGTAACTCCCTTTATGTTAGCATCCATAACGTTTTTAACATAGGCACGTATTCATAGTTCAGGATGAGCCTGCACTTTAAAACTTATCCCTACAATTTTAAGGGTAATTTAGAAACGAGATTTAATGCTAAGTCGGACTCACGTACGCTACCATAGATCGTGGTTACAGAATTTCACCCTGTGACATAATTTCCAATCGGTCCATACCTTACAACCCCTTATGCCGGCCCTTTAATACAAGAACAACTATGACTACAGAAAACACTACTTCTATTCTTATCCTTAATGTAACTCTAATTCTGCGTTATAATTTATGCTGGCAAAACAGACTGCAACGTTCCGTAGGACGCATactaaaatagataaaaacgtATCTATGTATTATGATTGGTACCTACTAATGAACGTGAATTAACGCGAAGTGTTTTATTTCGTCATTcatgttttatcaaaattctCGTTGCCTCCTTTTTAAATGCTCGTTCCTTTTACCGTCTGAGTTACCATAATATcctaataataatctatttatttaagcataaatccatatggttattattgtgttagttacaatatagaaaaattaatGATGAGAAGtccttaatatttaataattcatcaaCTACCAAACCATTATTCTTAAACTTTCTATAAAGGTAGAAGTATATAGTCTTCACTCATATTCATATAGAAGTTTCGCTTAGTTACACAAGTCTCACATTATCAAATAAAGTTTCTTCGCCCTTGATACGGGACAAGGTCTAACgtcctatatttttattgagctGTGGTATTGGACTTGAAAATCAAGCGAAGCTCACTATGGGTCAACTAATCGCTACTGTCATATCATAATGTCACAACTTAATGAACCCCTGACCTATCTATATGGAATAGTGCACGTGAGTTACCGACCCGTGTTATATGGAAACATATACTCTAATCGAGCGTTACAAGTTACTAGacggtatatttttaaacttagaaCATATCGATCTGACCGCTCTTCCCCGCTACTTAATACGTCATCCTTTCTCCTGTTGGGGTAATAATGACGTCATAGATCTGTGACGATATGTGACGCGATTGAAACGGGCGCATGCGTATTGAACGTAAAATCAACTGTGTATCGAGAGAAAGAACTAGAGAATTTCTATGAAAgctatttgattattttactaatataatataaacaaatacatttataaccTTTAAACTAGTAGTTGAACAGTTTCACAAATTTCTATGAATTTTTGTTCGTtgtgttataattaattcaaatcatATCGCTTTACGCGTTGGATTGAAAGTCATGGTACGTTaggttttattcaaaatactaTATTTCTAACAGCTCTTagaattcataaaataataaatagaaacgCGATAGTTTATCACACTATTATTagacttataattttaaaagaaccAGTAAATCCGAATGGACATCTTTAATGTCAATGACATCTTTCGTTCTATAAGAACATTGAATGTTCGTGAACTTCCCTTGTTTTTTCCGATTTTCTTCACCCACCGGTAGATGTCACTTCGCCCCCCCCCGCCTAACAACAACATGGCGGTTCATTCACGAATCCGGCATCACATCACGCGATGCTcggcaaaattatttttgcataAGTTTCTGTTACAATAAATTGTGGCCGGCTGCCTAGTTTTCTCAACAATATAGTTAAAATTGTTATGAAGATGAAACTGCAACAAAAAACAGGTAGGCAACGTGTTTACGTAACTATATTTAAACGTCACCTTTCTATGCTGTATTGATTATTTACTATTCAACTATTCATAACCGCATGCCgatgtaattttttgtaaagtaCACTATACGTTTggcttataatttttatgtttattggcAAAGCACTTTGAGGCGTACAATGTAATATAAGGTATAGTTTAATAATCTAATTGCATTTTAACGTAGGTACGTATCGCGCTGGTGCATTAAATTGGTGCATTACTTCAACGTGTTGCTTAGTAAcgatattcatattatatttgacgGCATAATTTCATAAGTATTTGGCATTGGAGATTCTTTTTAGCGGGTTTTGCTATCTAAATGTTGCACCATATATTTTgtcaataaaattgtatagtagtaactaaaaaaatttaaacaatttatataggATTATTGTCACAACTACTTTATAACTTATACACATACATCCTTTAGTTTACCTATAGATAGGAATTTAAGCTAAGTTTGCAtgtaattttagtattttataggTTGActgtttatgtaaattatcGATAAAATAGGCGAAGAAACGCATCTAACTAAAATTAGTATTCAGTGTCATGTTTCTAAACATTGGACTTTTGTTACAGGTATTACTTATTCATCTTCAGTATTATGGTGCTTAgaaaactaaagaaaatttaatgtaattattatataacatggATCCTATATTAGAAAACGAATCAGCCACCGCAGAATCTCCTGGTAGACAAGGGAAATCAAAACAGAAgcacaagaaaagaaaaggtcCCTTAGACTCACAAAAAGAAAGTCAGACGGTTGTTGGAGATAGAAGAAAATTTGTTGTGACAAAACTTTCAGCATCAGACGAGCAAGAAGCAAGTGGCAGTCGTTTACCTGAAAGCAATGTACATACTGTTCATTTTGGTACTCGCGGAGCAGAGTCACAGCGACCCCACGTAAGGTccatttttaaagataaaccGGCTGAAACATCCAGGTCCGCAAGTGCTGAAAGAGATTCTGGGTCTAAAAAAGAGTATGAAACTTTTCATGGGACATCGACTAGTCCACGGAGTTCAATATTCGATATTTTTCGCATAAGGAGGAAGAGCGATGCCAAAAAACATCAAGCTGTTATGCAAAATGTTAAAGAACCTCAAGTATCTAAAGCAGCTGAATCCCCAGACACTACTAAAGCTGACAATGCTGATTCTAAAGAGTCTCACAAAAAGTACTATTATACGGTTACGGGAGTATCGTCTCGAAAATATAGTCCTATTACACGAGTCATGGATATATTTAGAAGTAAACCGTCAGCAACAGAGCCTCCAGCAGCTGAttcacataaaaagaaaactaaaaacCAAATACGACGATCGTCTTTAGACACGACATCCCCTACTTATCATAAAAATTCATATGCAGCATTAGATCCCCTTCaagcaaaacaattatttagggAAATTCGTGGATTGCCCAAATATGATCCTTACTTGTCTATCGTTCAAATATCTCTTGGAGGACGAGATAAAACTAGATTactattaaacttttttaaataccacCGATGTTATGAAATTTTACCGAAATCAGctaaagttataatttttgataCCCAATTTCTAGTTAAGAAGACATTTCCAACACTTGTATCTCACGGAATACGATCAGCGCCATTGTGGGATTCCAATAAAAAGTTGCTTGTTGGTATGATAACCGTATCTGATTTTATAAGAATCTTGTTACATTTTGAAAAGGAAAATTTGTCGATGGATGATTTAGAAAGTCACACTTTACACACATGGCGAAAATTACTACGTGATACACGAAAACCTCTTTGTAGTATTGGTCCAGATCATTCATTACATGAAGCCATAAATCTCCTTATAAAATACAGAGTGCATCGTCTACTGATGATTGATCCAAAATCGGGAGACGTGCTTTATATATTGTCacataagagaatattaagaTTCCTATTCGTGTATTTAAATGAGTTCCCCGAGTTAACATTTTTCCATAAGAAATTAACAGATCTGAAAATAGGTACGTTTGAAGAAATTATATCAGTAACCGATGAAACGACTGTTAAAGATGCTTTCCAGCTTcttttagaaaataatgtttCTGCCTTGCCGATATTAGATGAAAATGGTACTCTTTTAGACGTTTATGCTAAGTATGAAGTTTTGAATTTAGTTAGTGAGAAATTATACTTGAACTTGTCACTGACCGTGGGTGATGTTAGGACGAGAAAGAAAGACTGGGAAGAAAAACTACAGAAATGTCATTCAAGTATAACTTTGTATGAGGCCTTAGAAGTTATTGTAAGAACAGAAAGTCATCGATTACTATTAGTCAATAAGGATACCAAACTTGTGGGCATCGTCTCTCTGTCtgatattttagtatatttaaataggatAATACCTTCAGAGAAAAAGGTTTCATCCCTTCAAGAAATTTTTAAGCCTTTAGAAGAGAATAAACTTCCGGAGGCTGCTAAAGAAACAGATAGTGATGTTATAACCATCGAAGTACCTAAATTAGATACCCCTAATGTACCTGAGGCGACGGACGCCGAACAAAATGACCCTAACGTTGAAAACGTTGGTTCTATTGATGTAGCGATAAACGAAAACGAGAAAGAGACTGACGCAGATGATGCTAGTCCCAAAAATGACTCAAATGTTGTCCCCCACTTAAATAATGTAGATGAAACTAACGAATCGCAAGTTAATATTGTAGATGAAAATaactagtaattttttaaacccaaagatatttaatgttacttataaaacaatttaatttataacatataattaaataccGTGTCATGCTTTTTGCTTGTATCTTAATAGTTCGACATTAATAAAGGTATATAACATTGTCTACTTATAATACTTTGCATTATTCACCGTGCGAGGGccttatttgtataataacattattgctaaatttcaataaaatattttggcaGATATCTTACTTTCGTCATTTTCTCTTGTttggttataaaaaatagacattttaagcacaataatttgttttattacttcttcttttaaatgtaaacaatgTAAAAAAAGCAGAAAAAGGCAGGTAGGTAGGTTGTTAAATTGACAGTTTAAAAGCCGTCTTCATCTGTTttctacaaaaatttaaaacaatatcttttattttatcatccAAAAACACATCTACATagtttgaatataatattgattttgattAATCTATTTTACCACAATCTTcgaatattgtaaattgtaataatgtaACATGCATAAACATAGCATACTCAAAcaatatatcatattatacaagtgcctataaaatcaaaaaataatttattcctaGGTGTGCTATTTTACTGAGCTTTTATTGATTTTCGGACTCGCTCGAAATGCAACCTGTTAAAATAGCACGCAACCAAGGACATTCGAGTTGATTtgcaagaaaataaaattagttttatttttcacttttcttGTATACCTATCGAGCCAAACACGTTTTTGAAATGATTGGTTTCGTGCTTGTAGtctttttatcaattatttaatagcggtaacgttttaaatatttttgtgattaataaaaaaactgttaatGTCTAGCTAGCTAACACCAATGATTTTAAAGTACTTTTATTTGAACTTATTAGGCCAGACACATTTCGGTctgtttcattaaattattttagttataggtCATCCATGAaggaaaattttctctggaaTCGAACCTATAGAGATAAACACAAGGACGAAAAACCTGACCGACTGAGCAGATAGAATGTTGATTGTAAAGTAAATGCAGCAGACGACCGGTTGGAAGAAGTAAGTAGTACCCGGAACAACATTGCCTCAAGGTTGCTCCGTATCTCTTACTTCAagagattattattttatcttttactaCCTAGCTGTCagctacaaaaataaatgggCTATATTTATTCTTAAGGGTTCGGTTGCTAATTAATTTACGCCTTGAAAACTTGCCGCTTTTATTCTTAGACACACTATTTTGGATgaggttatttttaataatgccgcGTAGAAATACTataagcatttttattttcagaattaatattaatagaaatttacCTTTG from Pieris napi chromosome 15, ilPieNapi1.2, whole genome shotgun sequence encodes the following:
- the LOC125056584 gene encoding 5'-AMP-activated protein kinase subunit gamma-like; this encodes MDPILENESATAESPGRQGKSKQKHKKRKGPLDSQKESQTVVGDRRKFVVTKLSASDEQEASGSRLPESNVHTVHFGTRGAESQRPHVRSIFKDKPAETSRSASAERDSGSKKEYETFHGTSTSPRSSIFDIFRIRRKSDAKKHQAVMQNVKEPQVSKAAESPDTTKADNADSKESHKKYYYTVTGVSSRKYSPITRVMDIFRSKPSATEPPAADSHKKKTKNQIRRSSLDTTSPTYHKNSYAALDPLQAKQLFREIRGLPKYDPYLSIVQISLGGRDKTRLLLNFFKYHRCYEILPKSAKVIIFDTQFLVKKTFPTLVSHGIRSAPLWDSNKKLLVGMITVSDFIRILLHFEKENLSMDDLESHTLHTWRKLLRDTRKPLCSIGPDHSLHEAINLLIKYRVHRLLMIDPKSGDVLYILSHKRILRFLFVYLNEFPELTFFHKKLTDLKIGTFEEIISVTDETTVKDAFQLLLENNVSALPILDENGTLLDVYAKYEVLNLVSEKLYLNLSLTVGDVRTRKKDWEEKLQKCHSSITLYEALEVIVRTESHRLLLVNKDTKLVGIVSLSDILVYLNRIIPSEKKVSSLQEIFKPLEENKLPEAAKETDSDVITIEVPKLDTPNVPEATDAEQNDPNVENVGSIDVAINENEKETDADDASPKNDSNVVPHLNNVDETNESQVNIVDENN